GTGAAACTGTCCGCCTGGGGAAATGCGCAAGGGGATTACTATCTCGAGCGCACCAATACTCAAGGCCGAGCGGGAAAATTTGCGGTACTGAATCTAGGCGCTTCGTACCGCTTGGATGACAAGACAGATCTTGGGTTACAGCTCAAAAACGTCACCAACCGCAAGTATGTCTATGCGTGGTATGACAGTGGTTCATCAGGCTACTCACCTGCTGATGGCCGCGGGATTTACGCTAGTTTGAATGTGAGGTTCTAAGTGTCTAGCGTCCATCTCAATGTCGAGCAAAAGCCAAGTGAGCAGCGCCTTGCGACCGATCTTTACAGAGCCGTATGGCGGTGGCATTTCTATGCCGGATTGCTGGTGCTGCCATTCCTCATCTGGCTCGCCATTACCGGAGGAATCTATGTCTTCAAGAACCAGGTTGATGATTTTTTTCATCATGAGCTAAAGTCAGTCACACAAGCATCGAATCAGGCGCTTCCAGACGGTCAGCTAGCAGCTGCCGCGCTGGCGGCACATCCTGGCACCCTGGTGAGGTACACGCCGCCCCCAAGCTCAACGCGCAGTGCAGAAGCTCTCATTGCTACCAATACTGGCGAACGACTCTCGGTATTTATCGACCCCTACAGCGCTCGTGTCTTGGGTGCCTTACCTGACGGAGGCAGCGTCGCGTGGACGGTGCGAAAACTTCATAGCCTGAAATACTTTGGCTCCGTCGCTCGCGGTGTGATTGAAATCGCCGCGGGATGGTCCATCTTGTTGGTCCTCACTGGAATCTATCTATGGTGGCCACGGGGCCGCAGTGGCGGTGTCATATCTGTGCGTGGCAAACCCGTCAAGCGGATCTTCTGGCGTGATTTGCATGCAGTGACCGGTCTGTTCGTAGGTGGCATATTGCTATTTCTTGCCGTCACAGGGATGCCATGGTCGGTATTCTGGGGAGCAAAGGTCAATCAATGGGCGAACGGACAGAACTACGGATACCCATCGGGTGTTCGAGTGCAGATCCCAATGTCCGAGGTCAAGCTGTCCGAAGGAGGCAACGCGGCTTGGTCACTGCTTCAGGCCAAGGTTCCTCGATCCGGCCATGAAGGGCATGAAGGGCATGAAGGGCAGGATCAGTCTTCAACAATAGCTGAACCCCTCGCTACAGGTTTGCCGCCTGCATTGACGCTTGATCAAGCTATTGCAATTTTCAAAAATTCGGCAATCTCAGCCGGTTACGCCGTTCAGTGGCCCAAAGGCAGCCAAGGCGTCTATACAGCCTCGGTATACCCTGAGGACATAAGCCAGCAGAGAGTGATTCACCTCGACCAATACAGCGGGCGCCCATTGCTAGACATGTCGTTTGCAGACTATGGACCGGTCGGCAAATCTCTCGAATGGGGAATCAATGTGCACCTCGGACAAGAGTTCGGTGTTTTAAACCAGGCGCTTCTAACCGTAGCTTGCCTGGGCATCATCTTGTTGTGTGTAAGTGCCGCAGTTATGTGGTGGAAGCGTAGGCCGAGCGCCGGCTTGGGGGCACCACCTTTACCCAGTGATCGCCGTGTCCTGCGTGGCGTTCTGGCTATGCTCTTTCTAGGAGGAGTTCTATTTCCGCTCGTTGGGCTGTCGTTACTGGTGATGGCCTTGGCCGACTGGATTGCGTTTTCTTCAAGCAGGTCACAGAGGGCAAACTCCTGAATCGATTTAGATTTCCGCTGGAATCGTAATTCCGCGACATCTGGTCAAGCTAACAGCAGTCGCCCAGTTGGTGCTCAAGTTGAACGACTGCTATATGCCTGATAGCGTGATTTGAGGCATTTCCAGTCAATGGCGACTATCGCTGCACAACAGACACCTGCTGACGAAGCACGAACGACAGCAACGGGTCGGCTCCGCCAGTTCGCAAGCCGTGATAGCGGCCTTTGAGCGGCGAAGAACTGACCTGCCCCCTTCCGTCATACCAATCATTCGGAAGTCCGGGTTAAAGCTTACTTGATCTCTTTGCTGGAAGCCGGCGGTCTCTGATTGATGATGCGATGCCGTTGAGCAAACTCGGCCGGCGGTATTCGCCCGAGACTGCTGTGCGGTCGCACCTGGTTGTAGTCCTGACGCCAGCTTGCAATCGTTGATCGCGCCTGTACCAGCGTCTCAAACCAGTGCTCGTTCAAGCACTCGTCACGGAACTTGCCATTGAAACTCTCGATGTAGCCGTTTTGCATGGGCCGTCCTGGCTGGATCAGTAGGTGGCGCACGCCATGTGATTGCGTCCAGGCGATGAAGGCCCGGCTGGTGAACTCCTTGCCGTAGTAAATGCATAGTAGTTGTCAGCCACTTTCGGCAGCAAGCATCCTTTGGACTGCTAACTGCCGAAGGAGCCCCATGCCATGGCTGACACGAACCTACTTATCTCCCCAATGCACTGGGTTGCAATCGATGTAGCCCGCTACTGCAATGCCGTTCTTATCGAGACTTCATCGGCTCAGCGGTACCGTTTTCGCATGACCAACAGTGCCGCAGACATGCAGCGCCTGGTTGACTTCCTGCATAGCCTTGGCGGTCGCTGTCGCGTGGCCCTGGAGCCCACGGGGGACTATCACCGCCCGATCGCACATCGGTTGCTCACAGCGGGCTTCGACGTTGTCTCGATCTCTTCCGTGGCCCAGTCCCGGTTCCGCGAAGCCATGTTCAACTCCTGGGACAAGAATGATCCGAAGGATGCCGCCGTCATTCTGGAGATGCTCAAGCAGGGACGGGTTCAGCAGTATGTCGACCCCATGCTGGCCGGTCATCACAACATCCAGGAGCTATCGAAGACCTACTACCAGATCAGCCGCGCTAGAACCAAGGTACAGCACGCAATCATCAATCACCACGTTCCTCTGTACTTCCCTGAGATGCATAAATACTGGAGCAGCACCCGCAACGAGTGGTGGGTGAAGTTCATGATCGAGTTCCCCACTCCAGTGCATGTGCGGCAGCACACGTGCCAGGAATTCATCGAGCTGGCCTCTGCCTTGGTGGGGCGCCGCGTGCATCGCGTGGCTAAGCTCACTGAGATCTGGGAGGCATGTGCAGACTCGGGAGCACTACCGCATGATCCACAAAGCGTTGCCGTACAGATGTTCCGATTCACGCTGCGTCACTACCAGCAGCTCAATGCGCTACGCCGTCAGCTCGAACAACAGGTGCAGGACCTTCTCGCGAACGAGGCCGACTACAACCATCTGATGTCCTTGCCAGGCGTTGGGCCCATCAATGCACTGACCATCCTTGCCGAGGCAGGGAATTTGCGTCGATTTGGGCATCACCGTCAGTTCCTGAAGTTTTGCGGCTTTGATCTGGCCAAGAGTCAATCCGGCGTCCATCGCGGTCGAGAACAGTTGTCCAAGCGAGGCAATGCCCGTCTGCGGCTGGCATTTTGGCTGGCCGCTGTTGTGGCCGTTCGAGCACGTGAGAACTCATTTCGAGAGAAGTACGACCGATACGTCAGCAGCAACCCCAAGGATCCGGACCTCAAGCGCAAGGCGCTGACGGCCGTGGCGGCCAAGATGGCACGCGTAGCGTACGGAATGATCAAGAAGAACCAGCCCTATCGGCGGTTCTTCGAGCAGAGTTTGCCCAGCGGATCGATCCCTCTCAATAGGGCCGTCGGGGCGCCAACCTAGGTTGGTGACCCCCTAGATAATGCTCGGACCTTCCGCTGGGCTGCCTATGCTGTTTTAGGTACGGTAAAGATCACGACGATGACGACGCCGTGAATCTTGTTTCCACTATGGTTAACCGAGGCACCCTTGTGCGGCGGAAGCGCGTCGCCGACTTTGCTCACCGTTCTTTAAGGTTTCCCGATCTGCGCCACCAGACCGGTGCACGATGCTGTTGCCGTTTGGCAAAAGACCTATTGCATTTAGTACGTTGTCGGTTCTCACTGCAGTTGGGTAACCTCTGAAGGTGGCCGCACGCTCGAGCAGCCTAGTGACGTATTGCCCTGAGAGTCCGTAGTCCACCGAGATATCCACGCATTCATGCGAGAAGTCATCGGCCACCGTCAAACACTTGATGCGCCGCCCGTTGGCCAAGCTGTCGGAGACGAAGTCCATGCTCCAGACTTCATTGACATGTGTTGCCACCGTGAGGGGCACGCGTTCGCTGGAAGCGCGCCATACCTTCTTGCGCTTGCGAACCGCCAGTTGTGCTTGGTTGTACAGCCGATACACCCGCTTGTGATTGACGCCTGGGAACTCCGGGCGCAGCAGGTCGTGGATGCGGCGATAGCCGAAACGACGACGCACCTGCGCGATCTCAACGATCTTGGAGCTGAGCAACTGTGTACGCTCATCCACCAAGGGCGGATTGCGGTAGCAATCTCTGGAGAGCCCCACCAGGAGACATGCGCGGCGTTCGGACAGATGATGCTCAGAAATCATCTTGGCGGCTGCTGCGCGTTTGGCCTGCGGGGCTAAGGCTTTACGCCGAAGATGTCCTTGAGCGCGTGAATGTCAAGGTGGGCCTCGGCCAGCAAGCGCTTGAGCTTGGAGTTCTCGGATTCAAGTTCCCGCAGCTTCTTGGCATCCGTGGCCTGCATGCCACCGAACTTGGCGCGCCACTTGTAGAACGTTGCATCGCTGAAACCGCCTTGGCGGCACAGTTCCTTGATAGGCATCCCCGCCTCTGCTTGCTTGAGGAAGCCAATGATCTGCTCTTCGGTGAATCTGCTCTTCTTCATATCCATCATTCTCCTGGTTGATGGACTTCACTAACTTTACGTTGGTATGGCTAGAAGGGAGCAGGTCATACCGACTCGAACGGATTTACTCACACAACGCAACAGAGCGAAAACAAGAATTAACTCTCACGACGAACTTTACTTTGAAAAAGCTTCGACGAACTTTGCGATGTGCGACGAACCTTAATGAGAAAAACACAACATCACTCTCCATAGAGAGAGGTGCACCAGAGGTATCGATAAAGCTTATAGCTAACCGCAAATACCATGTACTGCCAAGGCTACGAAATTTCTATATTTCATTTTCATGACGGCAGAAATTCGTGAACAGCACTGATGGTGTAGGCACGCATTGGCCGATATCTTTCAGGAGCCCTCCATGCCCATATCTTCACGCACTCGCGGCTGCAAAAATGGCCTCACTAGCCACGTCGGCCTGCTCTCGCTGGCGGTTGCCAGCTCCTTGTGGACCCTGGCCGCGTCGCAGGCGCTGGCCGCTGGCGTCTATCCAAGCAAACCTGTCAAGCTCATCGTGCCTTTTGCCGCCGGTGGCTCCACCGACATCGTGGCGCGCGTGATTGCCGAAGGCATGCGCACCACACTGGGGCAACCGGTGATCGTGGACAACAAGGGCGGCGCTGGGGGGCTGATCGGCAGCGAGGCCATCGCCCATGCAACTCCAGACGGCTACAGCATTGGCATGGCTACCGTGAGCACGGCCACCATCAACCCCTTGCTCTACAAACGCGCCAGCAAGATTGAAGGCAAGCTGCTGCCGGTGGCCAATCTGGTGACCATGCCTTCGGTCTATATGGCCCACCCCAAGATGGGCGTGAACAACTTCAACGACTTCCTCGCCAAGATCAAGGCACAGCCCGGCACCTACAGTGCCGGAGTACCGGGACTGGGAACGCTGGGACATCTGATGGTTGCCTCGTTCAACGAAACCATGAAGACCCAGATCCAGATCGTGCCCTATCGCGGTAACGGCCCTGCACTCAATGACGCCCTTGCCGGCATGGTCCAGATCATGACCGACCAGTTGCCCTCGGCAATGCCACAGATCAAGGGTGGCAAGCTGCTGCCTTTGGTGATCGCCTCACATGGCCGCTCGCCCGAGCTGCCCAATGTGCCGACATTCAAGGAGCTGGGCTACGACGAACTCAACGAACTGGGCATCAGTTGGTTCGGTCTGGTCGTCCCCAGCAACACACCGGCCCCCATCGTGAAGCAGTTGCAGGATGCAGCGGTCAAAGCCGTCCATCTGCCCGAGGTGCAAAAGCATCTGAAGAATCTGGGTGCTACGGCGACCGAGACGGCGCCCTCCCAGTTCCCGGCCCAGATCGCCGCCGAACTCAAGCGCAACAAGGCCCTGCTCGACAAGGCCGGCGTCAAGCCCGAATAAGAGCCTGCCCTGCAACCTGCGCTCGCTGTAATCGGCCGGTTGCTTCCTCATGCCCTATCTTCTTCACCACAGCTCAAGGACCCTTTTGCCATGCAAGCGATGAGCGCCCTGCAGAATTTCTTTCAACGTGAGACACCGCGCATGACGGCACTGGCCGACCAGATCTGGTCTCTGGCCGAGCTGCGCTATGCCGAGAACGCTTCGGTCCAGCTCCACATTAATGCACTGCAGCAGGCTGGATTCCGCATCACGCGCGATGTGGCTGGCATCCCCACCGCCTTCATGGCCGAATGGGGTGATACCGGCCCGGTCATTGCCTTGCTGGGTGAATACGACGCCCTATCAGGCCTGAACCAGCAAAGCGGTGCACTGGTGTGCACCCCGTCCACCGACAGCCCTGGTCTGGCCGGCCACGGCTGCGGCCATCATCTGCTGGGCACTTCGGCGCACTTTGCCGCTACTGCTCTGCAACAGCACCTGAAAAGCACCGGAACGAATGGACGCGTGCGCTATTACGGCTGTCCGGCCGAGGAAGGCGGCTCCGGCAAGACATTCATGGCTCGCGCCGGTGTGTTCGATGATGTGGATGCAGCACTGACCTGGCACCCAGCCAGCTACACCGGCCTGTTCAGCCAGAGCACGCTGGCCAATATTCAGGCGAAGTTTGTCTTCCATGGCAAGGCATCGCATGCCGCGCACTCTCCCCACCTGGGCCGCAGCGCCTTGGATGCAGTGGAGCTGATGAACGTAGGGGTGAACTATTTGCGCGAGCACATGCCCTCGGACGCCCGCGTGCACTACGCCATCACCGATAGCGGTGGTCTGTCGCCCAATGTCGTGCAGGCGCGCGCCGAAGTGCTGTATCTGGTGCGGGCAGCACGCAACCACGAAGCCACCGAACTCTATGAACGCGTTCAGAACGTGGCGCGTGGCGCCGCGCTGATGACGGACTGCAAACTCGAAATCATCTTCGACAAGGCCTGCTCCAATCTGCTGCAAAACAGCACTCTGAACAGCGTGATGCATGCGCAGATGCAGGCACTGGGACAGTTGCAAGCCGATGCACAGGCGCATGCTGTTGCCGGCCAGTTCCAGGCCACGCTGGACCAAAACGATGTCGATGCCGTCAGCCGCCCTTTGGCGAGCGTGCTGCGCGGCAAGGTGCCGGCCATTTTTGAAGGTTTGACGCCCTACGACCCGAACGCCAGAGACATCATGTTCGGCTCCACCGACGTGGCCGATGTGAGCTGGATTACGCCCACGGTTCAGGCCTGGGTGGCCTGCTATGCTTTCGGCACGCCGCTGCACTCCTGGCAGATGGTGTCGCAAGGGCAGTCCGGCCTGGCTCACACCGGCATGGTGCACGCCGCAAAAATTCTGACTGCCACCGCCGTGGAGTTGTTCGCCCAGCCCGAGTTGCTGGAACGAGCCAAGGAAGAACTACTGCAACGCCGCGAGGGCAAGCCCTATGTATGCCCCATTCCTGCAGAGGTAGCACTGCCCTTTTTGCGAAAGTAAGTTGGCAACGGCTCCCTCCGCTAAAAGGAATTTCGGCAACTTCAAAGTAAAAGTCCCTGAAAACGCCCGCCACGATTAAGGGTTCGCAATGCGCGCCAGCTTGCTCTGCCTCAAAGCGACAGCAGTCAAAGCTTGATGCAGCACAAGCCTCCAGCCAGGCCCAGCGGCCATAGTGAGACATACCGCAAGACTGCGGAAACTAAACAGGGAGGAACCATGAAGCTGATGATCGATCTCTTTTCCACCGACTACGGACTGATGAGCCTGGCCGTGATTTTGCTGATCATCGTCATGGCCGCTTTCTTTACCCGCCTCTTCCTTGGCAAGATGAAGAACGTTGCAAACACCCCGCTCGAATAGTCCCGAGCTTCGCTGCATGCTGCGTAGGTACTGCCGTGAGTTGCTGGCGGGATAACTTGGATTGAACGCAAAAAGCCGATGAGTTCGCTACTCCCCGGCAATTTATATATCCAGGACGAATGAGTCAGTGCAAGCTCTCTCAGCCCCTCTTGCAGGGGCTTTTTTCTTGCCAGGATTTTCTGCGGATAGATGTCGAAGACTTGACTATTGTGTTTCAAGGCATTCTTGAATCTTTAAACGTCAGGAAGCAAGAGTCGACCAAGAGTGCTCGGGGCATTTACTTGCCGAAGAAAATCCAGCTGCAGTGAAGCGCGCGCCACAGGTCCACCCCAACACTTCGGGTTCAGCGCCACAATCCGCCTTGCCAGCGGCAAACACCACGTTGGCCACATAGAGACCGACAGCCAGGAATACCTGTACGCCAGGGCACAAGCAGGAAGAAAGCGCCAAGGTCAAGCGCATGTATGCCGGTCCCTGTCTCGCACACCATGTCTTGAGGAGCTGCTTACTGCAGGGAGGACAGCCGCTACTGATTGTTCCGCACCGAACGCGGCAGCACCCCGTGAATCAAAAGAGAGTTCGACCGATGGCGCCATCAACTGGGTGCGACTTTCTGCGTCTGTATCGAGGCAATGCGCCTGAAGCCATTCCAGGAGAGCGCTCTTGTTCATGGGCCTCGCTATGTGATAGCCCTGTCCTTCATAACAATCCATGGCGAGCAATGCCTGGCACACAGTGGCGTCCTCGATTCCTTCGGCGAGCACGCTCAGCCCGAGCTTGCGACCCAGTTGAACGACCATTTCCGCTATCCGTGCGCCGTCCGGTTCGCTAAGCTGACACACAAAGGAACGGTCAATCTTGATCCGATCCAGAGGAAGCTGCTCCAGATAGCTCAGCGAAGAGTACCCGGTACCGAAATCATCGATGGCGATGGAGACGCCCTCTGCCCTCAGCGCCGACAGCGTTGATTTCAGCAAATCCGTGGGAAGCGCCGCCACTGATTCGGTGATCTCCAGCTCAAGGAGATCCCCTCGCAAACCACTGCTGGCGAGCGCTGCGCAGACGATCTCAAGGAATCCAGGGTCCTGAAGCTGCACCGTCGAGACATTGACGGCGATGCGCTGAGGCGCGACTCCTGCATCCAGCAATTCGCGCATCGCTGCACATGCGGCCATGAGCACCCATTGGCCAAGGGCCACAATCAGACCCGAATGCTCGGCAACAGGGATGAACTTGTCCGGAGGCACGAATCGGCCATCCTCCGTACGCCATCGCAGAAGCGCCTCAATTCCAACGACGCTACGCGTCACCAGGTTGAGCTGAGGCTGATATACCAGAAACAGTTCCCGGTTCTCGATCGCCTCTCTGAGTTCGGACAGCAACAATGCCCTGGATCGCGCCTCGACTCCCATCTGATCGGAGTACCGCAGCACCTGACCGCGGTGATCTCGCTTCGCACGCTTGAGTGCAATCGTGGCATCCTTGACCAAGTCCGCCCCTGCTCGAAACTCTTGAGGCAAAAGCACATAGCCACAGGTGAGCGAGACCTTGTAAGGAGCCCCATCAATACTCAGCGGTTGGCGCACGCACTCCAGCAGACGCCTGGGCTGCACCTGTCCAATATCCCCCAATACCCCGAAGGTGTCCGCACCCAGCCTGGCCAACAGCACATCGCCTGGCAGCACATCTTCAAGACAGCGAGCAACGCGCTTCAGAAGACGGTCCCCGAACAGATGCCCCATCAGGTCGTTCGTGGCACTGAAATCGTCAATGTCGATCAGCGCCAGAATGTAGTCGTGCAAGCCCTGTCTTGCACATTCATCGACTGCCTCGACGAAATGGGCGCGATTGGGAAGATTCACCAGAGGATCATGATAGGCACTCTCTTTCAGGCGCCCGAGCAAACCGCGGTTATGCAGCAATGTGCTCAGGTTGGCACAGAAGACATCCAGCAGTTGCGGATGCAGCACGGCATGGTGCCTGGGCACATCGATAAACACCACGAAGTTCTGTCCATCATCGTGGCCGATATGCAGTGCCAGCCCGCCAGTCTCGCCGTAGACATTGCAGCTGCCTTCAACGGCCTTTCTTAGCAAGCCTAGTTCCGATGTCTGCGGCAACAACTCCAGAGGACGCCCAATCAGCTCGGAGAATCGGCCCGTTGCCGCCTGCACGAAGTAGCAGCCGTCGGGATTGGCCACCTCCTGAGCACACACCACACCTACTTGCGCAACCTTCAGCAAAGTTGCCAGCTGTGTCAGTACGCCGGATGCGAATTCGTAGCAATCCTTGATCT
This window of the Comamonas testosteroni genome carries:
- a CDS encoding tripartite tricarboxylate transporter substrate binding protein BugE, yielding MPISSRTRGCKNGLTSHVGLLSLAVASSLWTLAASQALAAGVYPSKPVKLIVPFAAGGSTDIVARVIAEGMRTTLGQPVIVDNKGGAGGLIGSEAIAHATPDGYSIGMATVSTATINPLLYKRASKIEGKLLPVANLVTMPSVYMAHPKMGVNNFNDFLAKIKAQPGTYSAGVPGLGTLGHLMVASFNETMKTQIQIVPYRGNGPALNDALAGMVQIMTDQLPSAMPQIKGGKLLPLVIASHGRSPELPNVPTFKELGYDELNELGISWFGLVVPSNTPAPIVKQLQDAAVKAVHLPEVQKHLKNLGATATETAPSQFPAQIAAELKRNKALLDKAGVKPE
- a CDS encoding putative bifunctional diguanylate cyclase/phosphodiesterase, with amino-acid sequence MLFERPLLFLNAFSGDEARQLLLSETDLAVVILDLAMERAGVRIDLVHSIRHAAALHNTRIILLSGQPGQEPGLDALIENDISDYRTRAELTADRLHVIVATAVRSYKQLCAADTSRGGLEHVLRSSASLLEIKDCYEFASGVLTQLATLLKVAQVGVVCAQEVANPDGCYFVQAATGRFSELIGRPLELLPQTSELGLLRKAVEGSCNVYGETGGLALHIGHDDGQNFVVFIDVPRHHAVLHPQLLDVFCANLSTLLHNRGLLGRLKESAYHDPLVNLPNRAHFVEAVDECARQGLHDYILALIDIDDFSATNDLMGHLFGDRLLKRVARCLEDVLPGDVLLARLGADTFGVLGDIGQVQPRRLLECVRQPLSIDGAPYKVSLTCGYVLLPQEFRAGADLVKDATIALKRAKRDHRGQVLRYSDQMGVEARSRALLLSELREAIENRELFLVYQPQLNLVTRSVVGIEALLRWRTEDGRFVPPDKFIPVAEHSGLIVALGQWVLMAACAAMRELLDAGVAPQRIAVNVSTVQLQDPGFLEIVCAALASSGLRGDLLELEITESVAALPTDLLKSTLSALRAEGVSIAIDDFGTGYSSLSYLEQLPLDRIKIDRSFVCQLSEPDGARIAEMVVQLGRKLGLSVLAEGIEDATVCQALLAMDCYEGQGYHIARPMNKSALLEWLQAHCLDTDAESRTQLMAPSVELSFDSRGAAAFGAEQSVAAVLPAVSSSSRHGVRDRDRHTCA
- a CDS encoding IS110 family transposase, with the translated sequence MADTNLLISPMHWVAIDVARYCNAVLIETSSAQRYRFRMTNSAADMQRLVDFLHSLGGRCRVALEPTGDYHRPIAHRLLTAGFDVVSISSVAQSRFREAMFNSWDKNDPKDAAVILEMLKQGRVQQYVDPMLAGHHNIQELSKTYYQISRARTKVQHAIINHHVPLYFPEMHKYWSSTRNEWWVKFMIEFPTPVHVRQHTCQEFIELASALVGRRVHRVAKLTEIWEACADSGALPHDPQSVAVQMFRFTLRHYQQLNALRRQLEQQVQDLLANEADYNHLMSLPGVGPINALTILAEAGNLRRFGHHRQFLKFCGFDLAKSQSGVHRGREQLSKRGNARLRLAFWLAAVVAVRARENSFREKYDRYVSSNPKDPDLKRKALTAVAAKMARVAYGMIKKNQPYRRFFEQSLPSGSIPLNRAVGAPT
- a CDS encoding DUF3149 domain-containing protein, yielding MKLMIDLFSTDYGLMSLAVILLIIVMAAFFTRLFLGKMKNVANTPLE
- a CDS encoding PepSY-associated TM helix domain-containing protein, with the protein product MSSVHLNVEQKPSEQRLATDLYRAVWRWHFYAGLLVLPFLIWLAITGGIYVFKNQVDDFFHHELKSVTQASNQALPDGQLAAAALAAHPGTLVRYTPPPSSTRSAEALIATNTGERLSVFIDPYSARVLGALPDGGSVAWTVRKLHSLKYFGSVARGVIEIAAGWSILLVLTGIYLWWPRGRSGGVISVRGKPVKRIFWRDLHAVTGLFVGGILLFLAVTGMPWSVFWGAKVNQWANGQNYGYPSGVRVQIPMSEVKLSEGGNAAWSLLQAKVPRSGHEGHEGHEGQDQSSTIAEPLATGLPPALTLDQAIAIFKNSAISAGYAVQWPKGSQGVYTASVYPEDISQQRVIHLDQYSGRPLLDMSFADYGPVGKSLEWGINVHLGQEFGVLNQALLTVACLGIILLCVSAAVMWWKRRPSAGLGAPPLPSDRRVLRGVLAMLFLGGVLFPLVGLSLLVMALADWIAFSSSRSQRANS
- a CDS encoding M20 family metallopeptidase, with the translated sequence MQAMSALQNFFQRETPRMTALADQIWSLAELRYAENASVQLHINALQQAGFRITRDVAGIPTAFMAEWGDTGPVIALLGEYDALSGLNQQSGALVCTPSTDSPGLAGHGCGHHLLGTSAHFAATALQQHLKSTGTNGRVRYYGCPAEEGGSGKTFMARAGVFDDVDAALTWHPASYTGLFSQSTLANIQAKFVFHGKASHAAHSPHLGRSALDAVELMNVGVNYLREHMPSDARVHYAITDSGGLSPNVVQARAEVLYLVRAARNHEATELYERVQNVARGAALMTDCKLEIIFDKACSNLLQNSTLNSVMHAQMQALGQLQADAQAHAVAGQFQATLDQNDVDAVSRPLASVLRGKVPAIFEGLTPYDPNARDIMFGSTDVADVSWITPTVQAWVACYAFGTPLHSWQMVSQGQSGLAHTGMVHAAKILTATAVELFAQPELLERAKEELLQRREGKPYVCPIPAEVALPFLRK